From Patescibacteria group bacterium, the proteins below share one genomic window:
- a CDS encoding type II toxin-antitoxin system HicB family antitoxin: MKDTYLYPIIIESCEEGGFFTSCPVVQGAHAEGETYAETVENLESVMKHIFQLVPHFSVHTYSR, from the coding sequence ATGAAAGATACCTATCTCTATCCCATCATCATTGAATCCTGCGAGGAAGGAGGATTTTTTACCTCGTGTCCCGTAGTGCAGGGCGCGCATGCGGAAGGAGAAACATACGCGGAGACCGTTGAAAATTTGGAGAGCGTGATGAAACACATTTTTCAGCTGGTACCGCATTTCTCTGTACACACCTATAGCAGATAA
- a CDS encoding type II toxin-antitoxin system HicA family toxin translates to MRGGNDNEALKNFYYLLYHDLSKLARERGFVFWCAGKGSHEVWVRQSDNRRTVIPNHGSTPLKRKTVKSVLDDLEIDLQTFMD, encoded by the coding sequence ATACGGGGCGGGAATGACAATGAGGCGTTAAAGAATTTTTATTACTTACTATATCATGACCTTTCAAAACTTGCCCGCGAACGCGGGTTTGTGTTTTGGTGCGCAGGCAAAGGGAGCCATGAAGTATGGGTGCGGCAGTCCGATAATCGGCGCACGGTCATCCCAAATCACGGCAGCACGCCGCTCAAACGAAAAACCGTCAAGAGCGTGCTTGATGATCTGGAAATAGATCTACAGACATTTATGGATTAA
- a CDS encoding GNAT family protein, with product MVLHGAKVILRPVVMADAERYARWLSDPAVHQFIMRRRVTLREERQWIRNIPLRKNDRIFAIDTLEGVHIGTVDLHVINQMDRCAVLGIFIGDKRYWNQGYGTDAMRTILRYGFQKLKLHRIELGVYAYNPRAIRVYEKLGFTHEGRQRRAIRWRNNYYDRLIMGILREEWLKRE from the coding sequence ATGGTGCTTCACGGTGCCAAAGTGATATTGCGGCCAGTGGTGATGGCGGATGCGGAGCGGTATGCGCGCTGGCTTTCTGATCCTGCGGTGCATCAGTTTATCATGCGCAGGCGCGTCACGCTTAGGGAAGAGCGGCAGTGGATCCGGAATATCCCTTTGAGGAAGAATGACCGCATCTTTGCCATAGACACGCTGGAAGGAGTGCATATTGGTACCGTGGATTTGCACGTAATCAACCAGATGGATCGCTGTGCGGTCTTGGGCATATTCATCGGCGATAAGCGTTATTGGAACCAGGGCTATGGCACGGATGCGATGCGGACGATCCTGCGCTACGGGTTCCAGAAATTGAAGCTACATCGCATCGAGCTTGGGGTCTATGCGTATAATCCGCGGGCGATACGCGTGTACGAAAAGTTGGGATTCACGCACGAGGGCAGGCAGAGGCGCGCCATTCGCTGGCGCAATAATTATTACGATCGTTTGATTATGGGGATTTTGAGGGAAGAGTGGCTGAAGCGCGAATAA
- a CDS encoding EamA family transporter, with protein MWLLFAFLSAVTAAAVAIFGKLGLKNLDSTLATTIRSMVMALFLLLVSFSLGKWRQFSAGSIAGKDWLLIVLSGVAGALSWLFYFFALKSGDASKVVAIDRLSILFVIVFAVIFLGETLGWKQALGAILMAAGAILITMR; from the coding sequence ATGTGGCTCCTGTTTGCATTTTTGTCTGCGGTGACGGCCGCCGCAGTGGCAATTTTTGGGAAACTGGGTTTGAAAAACCTTGATTCCACGCTCGCGACCACGATCCGTTCCATGGTCATGGCGCTCTTCCTGCTTTTAGTGAGTTTCAGTTTGGGCAAATGGCGGCAGTTTTCCGCCGGAAGCATCGCAGGCAAAGATTGGCTCTTAATTGTATTATCAGGCGTGGCCGGTGCGCTGTCGTGGCTGTTCTACTTTTTCGCGCTAAAAAGCGGCGACGCCTCCAAGGTCGTGGCGATTGACCGGTTAAGCATCCTGTTCGTGATCGTATTTGCCGTGATTTTCCTGGGGGAAACCCTTGGCTGGAAACAAGCGCTCGGGGCGATTCTCATGGCGGCCGGGGCGATTTTGATAACGATGCGGTAG
- a CDS encoding SIMPL domain-containing protein (The SIMPL domain is named for its presence in mouse protein SIMPL (signalling molecule that associates with mouse pelle-like kinase). Bacterial member BP26, from Brucella, was shown to assemble into a channel-like structure, while YggE from E. coli has been associated with resistance to oxidative stress.) → MEYFKSPKFALSVLGIAAVTAIVIMALVQKPFSNPPQQFNVSGEGKVEVAPDIALVRVGVATTPKASAGEAVKENTFIMNRVMKVVSDAGIAREDIKTMNYTLNPQYEFPDGKQRLLGYVVSQDVQLKIRDLTKVGDIIGAATSAGANQVNDIQFTLENPESAKADARAKAIEAAKLKAAVIADAAGLDLKKLINFYEVESPIPTPYYDGKGGGGTDMSVPVSQGMYEVVVQVNLVYEVR, encoded by the coding sequence ATGGAGTACTTTAAATCCCCCAAATTCGCGCTTTCTGTATTGGGAATAGCCGCCGTCACCGCGATCGTCATCATGGCCTTGGTGCAAAAGCCCTTCTCTAATCCTCCTCAGCAATTTAATGTCTCGGGCGAGGGCAAAGTGGAGGTAGCACCTGATATTGCGCTGGTGCGCGTGGGCGTGGCAACCACGCCGAAAGCATCGGCGGGGGAAGCAGTAAAAGAAAATACGTTCATCATGAACCGCGTCATGAAGGTGGTATCTGACGCGGGCATTGCGCGCGAAGACATAAAGACCATGAATTATACTCTGAATCCCCAGTATGAATTTCCCGACGGGAAGCAGAGATTATTGGGGTACGTGGTGTCGCAGGACGTACAATTGAAGATTCGCGATCTCACGAAGGTCGGCGATATCATCGGCGCGGCGACGTCGGCGGGCGCTAATCAGGTGAATGACATCCAGTTCACACTCGAGAATCCGGAAAGCGCGAAGGCAGACGCGCGCGCCAAGGCGATCGAAGCAGCAAAATTAAAAGCAGCCGTGATTGCGGATGCCGCAGGGTTGGATTTGAAAAAATTAATAAACTTCTACGAAGTGGAGTCTCCCATTCCCACGCCGTACTATGACGGCAAGGGCGGCGGCGGCACGGATATGTCGGTGCCGGTGTCGCAGGGGATGTACGAGGTGGTGGTGCAGGTGAATTTGGTTTATGAGGTCAGATAA
- a CDS encoding SIMPL domain-containing protein has protein sequence MSSLQKFILSLIGVLVVGGVLVVGAARMGKGPSRIEVSTAEPQDHFSISAEGKVSAKPDIAVMTFGVVTEKPTVAQATKENTDKMNAVIKSVKANRVAEKDIKTSQYQLNPVYEYPPNGRPYIRGYSLNQQIEVKVRDFDTIGDVIAAATGAGANEVGSLQFTIDEPDALKTQARNEAIGKARDKARQIADEAGLKLGRLINVSESGGYTPPVPMYDRAYMLEAKSVGSVAPEIQAGEQEITVTVTLVYEVE, from the coding sequence ATGTCTTCATTACAAAAATTTATACTTTCATTAATAGGCGTGTTGGTGGTGGGCGGGGTGCTCGTGGTGGGCGCGGCGAGGATGGGGAAAGGGCCGTCGCGCATTGAGGTGTCTACGGCAGAACCGCAGGACCACTTTTCCATATCCGCGGAGGGCAAGGTGAGCGCAAAGCCGGACATTGCGGTGATGACTTTCGGCGTGGTGACGGAGAAACCCACGGTCGCGCAAGCCACCAAAGAGAATACCGACAAAATGAATGCAGTTATTAAGTCGGTAAAAGCGAATAGGGTAGCGGAGAAGGATATCAAGACTTCGCAGTACCAGCTCAATCCCGTGTACGAATACCCGCCCAACGGCAGGCCTTATATCCGCGGCTACTCCTTAAACCAGCAGATTGAGGTGAAGGTGCGCGATTTTGACACGATCGGCGATGTCATCGCGGCGGCGACCGGCGCAGGCGCCAATGAAGTGGGTTCGCTCCAATTTACCATTGATGAGCCTGATGCGTTAAAAACACAAGCGCGCAACGAAGCGATTGGAAAGGCGCGGGACAAGGCGCGCCAGATTGCGGACGAAGCAGGATTGAAGCTCGGGCGGCTTATTAATGTGAGCGAGTCAGGTGGTTATACGCCGCCGGTGCCGATGTACGACCGCGCGTACATGCTGGAAGCGAAATCAGTTGGCTCTGTGGCGCCGGAAATTCAAGCAGGGGAGCAGGAGATTACGGTGACGGTGACGTTGGTGTACGAAGTGGAGTAA
- a CDS encoding PspC domain-containing protein, translating into MKKLYRSRNNKMIAGVCAGLAVYFNIDPTIVRLAFVLLALFQGFGVLAYLILWIIVPLEGAADANLDRAHFTRVGAEMKEKAETVVHEIKKTVEEMKSKPDTPKENKEDEQNEKDPQS; encoded by the coding sequence ATGAAAAAACTATACCGCTCTCGTAACAATAAAATGATCGCCGGCGTGTGCGCCGGGCTTGCAGTATATTTCAACATTGATCCAACCATCGTCCGCCTTGCCTTTGTGCTCCTTGCGCTCTTCCAAGGATTCGGTGTGCTGGCTTATCTCATCCTCTGGATTATCGTGCCCCTTGAAGGTGCGGCAGACGCAAACCTTGATCGCGCGCATTTCACGCGAGTCGGCGCGGAGATGAAGGAGAAAGCGGAAACCGTCGTCCATGAAATCAAGAAAACGGTGGAGGAGATGAAGAGCAAACCAGACACGCCAAAAGAAAATAAGGAGGATGAACAGAATGAAAAGGATCCGCAATCATAG